A single region of the Pogoniulus pusillus isolate bPogPus1 chromosome Z, bPogPus1.pri, whole genome shotgun sequence genome encodes:
- the PTGER4 gene encoding prostaglandin E2 receptor EP4 subtype — protein MSFNPTIMPPANGSANGTASGAEGGKPPTIPTVMFIFGVVGNLIAIVVLCKTRKEQKETTFYTLVCGLAVTDLLGTCLVSPVTIATYLQNRWPGGPALCEYSSFILLFFGLSGLSIICAMSIERYLAINHAYFYNHYVDKKLAGLTLFAIYASNVLFCALPSMGLGKSTLQYPYTWCFIDWRAKEATHAAYSYMYAGFSSFLIMVTVVCNILVCVALIRMHRQFMRRTSLGTDTTSSRLSDFRRRRSFRRMAGAEIQMVILLIATSLVVVICSIPLVVRVFVNQLYQPESVKDMRQNPDLQAIRIASVNPILDPWVYILLRKTVLSKAIEKIKCLFCRIGGARRQHSGGNFNCVDGRRTSSAMSSQSPSFISRELREISSTSQTLLYPPELSESSVGGRVHLPGPSASLAQSDTTSVRTLRSSETSDSSQGQDSESVFLVNEGRSGGGASSTSKSSPLQVTFPTETLSLSEKCI, from the exons ATGTCCTTCAACCCCACCATCATGCCCCCTGCGAACGGCTCTGCCAATGGGACTGCCAGTGGGGCTGAGGGCGGGAAGCCCCCCACTATCCCCACCGTCATGTTCATCTTCGGCGTGGTGGGCAACCTCATAGCCATCGTGGTGCTCTGCAAAACTaggaaggagcagaaggagaCCACTTTCTACACGCTGGTCTGTGGGCTGGCAGTCACCGATCTGTTGGGGACCTGCCTGGTGAGTCCAGTCACTATTGCCACTTACCTGCAGAACCGCTGGCCGGGAGGACCAGCGCTGTGTGAGTACAGctccttcatcctcctcttcttcggACTTTCTGGCCTCAGCATTATCTGTGCTATGTCTATAGAGAGGTACCTGGCCATCAATCATGCCTATTTCTACAACCACTATGTAGACAAGAAGCTGGCAGGACTCACACTCTTTGCCATCTATGCTTCCAATGTGCTGTTCTGCGCCCTCCCCAGTATGGGGCTTGGCAAATCTACCTTGCAGTACCCTTACACTTGGTGTTTCATAGACTGGCGAGCAAAGGAGGCCACCCATGCAGCATATTCCTACATGTATGCTGGCTTCAGCTCCTTCCTGATCATGGTCACCGTGGTCTGCAATATCCTGGTGTGTGTGGCACTCATCCGCATGCACCGCCAGTTCATGCGGCGCACATCCTTGGGGACAGACACTACCTCCAGCCGCTTATCTGACTTTCGCAGACGCCGGAGCTTCCGTCGGATGGCCGGAGCAGAAATCCAGATGGTTATTCTGCTCATTGCCACTTCCCTGGTGGTGGTCATCTGCTCCATTCCTCTGGTG GTCCGTGTCTTCGTGAACCAGCTGTACCAGCCAGAATCAGTGAAGGACATGAGGCAGAACCCTGATCTGCAAGCCATCCGCATTGCCTCGGTTAACCCCATTTTAGACCCATGGGTCTACATCCTCCTTCGCAAGACTGTACTCAGCAAAGCCATTGAGAAGATCAAATGCCTCTTCTGCCGCATCGGAGGGGCTCGGAGGCAGCACTCAGGGGGCAATTTCAACTGCGTGGATGGTCGCAGGACCTCCTCTGCCATGTCAAGTCAGTCACCCTCCTTCATCTCCCGTGAGCTAAGGGAGATCAGCAGCACCTCACAAACGCTGCTTTATCCTCCAGAATTAAGTGAAAGCAGTGTTGGGGGTCGTGTGCATCTTCCAGGCCCTAGTGCCAGCTTGGCTCAGTCTGACACCACGTCAGTAAGGACACTGCGTAGCTCAGAGACCTCAGACTCTTCACAGGGACAGGACTCAGAAAGTGTCTTCCTGGTGAATGAAGGCAGGTCTGGTGGTGGGGCCAGCTCCACATCCAagagcagccccctgcaggtcaCCTTTCCCACAGAGACACTGAGTTTATCAGAAAAGTGTATTTAG